A genome region from Manihot esculenta cultivar AM560-2 chromosome 5, M.esculenta_v8, whole genome shotgun sequence includes the following:
- the LOC110614512 gene encoding 50S ribosomal protein L31, chloroplastic, which yields MALNLTSSFLQINPLSPPPTIKKVKFSAVGNSALQVTCRKKDIHPQFYEDAKVYCNGELVMTTGGTKKEYVVDVWSGNHPFYLGNRSAVVVDADQVEKFRKKFGELSQIMEIPVLKGEIVLPSRRKSAGKGKKK from the exons ATGGCGCTTAATCTGACGTCCTCTTTCCTGCAAATTAACCCACTTTCTCCTCCGCCTACCATCAAAAAG GTGAAGTTCAGTGCGGTGGGAAATTCAGCGCTGCAGGTAACGTGCAGGAAGAAGGACATACACCCGCAATTCTACGAGGATGCGAAGGTGTACTGCAATGGGGAACTGGTGATGACCACCGGTGGGACCAAGAAGGAGTATGTAGTGGACGTTTGGTCCGGTAACCACCCATTCTATCTTGGTAATCGATCGGCTGTCGTTGTCGACGCCGACCAGGTCGAGAAGTTCCGCAAGAAATTTGGGGAGCTTTCGCAGATTATGGAAATCCCTGTCCTTAAAGGTGAAATTGTGTTGCCTTCTAGGCGCAAATCCGCTGGCAAAGGCAAGAAGAAATAG